A single genomic interval of Gouania willdenowi chromosome 10, fGouWil2.1, whole genome shotgun sequence harbors:
- the LOC114471230 gene encoding protocadherin gamma-C5-like isoform X3 encodes MRCSGPRMTKTKGCRGWRWLALWWIHFFLLWRTTDGQTRYSIPEELKQGSVVGNLAKDLGLGLTEIFDRKLRVASEAGKQYFSVDAGKGELVVNDRIDREALCAQSASCVLPLQVVVEEPLQLHRIEVEIRDINDNSPSFLSNELSLNIAESAAVGTRFPLESANDPDVGSNSLKSYTLSKNECFSLKIKMQGGKTVPEMVLEKPLDRENKSVHKILLTAIDGGNPARSGATQVIVNVLDNNDNFPVFEKNVYGVSLGEKSPKGAVVIKPKATDADEGLNGEIEFSFGSRTPESVSSIFDINSQTGEITLKGDLDYETTKSFDIDIMAKDKGNPQMEGHCRVQVDVTDFNDNIPEIVFTSQPKPVREDAPSGTVVALISTRDLDSGDNGKVSVHLTKGSPFNLKPSFSNNYALVTSGALDRESRSEFNIEITASDSGLPPLISKKTVPVTITDVNDNPPVFTQPSYNVYLKENGVPGSILYSVSAGDEDFGENAKISYSILDSKVQDVSVSSYVYINSDNGSIYSMHSFDYEKLKVFQIQVQAKDQGSPSLSSNATVHVFILDQNDNAPAVIYPSSAVLGSLSHQRMPRSAKAGHLVTKVTAVDADSGHNAWMSYRVAEATDASLFTVSQYTGEVRTKRSVSEQDDSSQRLLIEIKDDGEPVQSSTVTVSILMEDGPHEPISELRQKAAEPSNKTGRITLYLILSLASVSVLSLVTFLILAVKCMKSSRSSGSCCMRRSDCEDYKNPNRNLQIQLNTDGPIKYVEVLGGDMMSQSQSFRSCMSPMSEYSDFTLIKPSSTTDFKEVISVLDASLPDSTWTFESQQQKPPNPDWRFTQGQRPGPSGPHMPYGTHIRWTPKSGTRATGGPEVAMGTGPWPQPPTEAEQLQALMAAANEVSEATATLGPGTMGLSTRYSPQFTLQHVPDYRQNVYIPGSTATLTSNPQQQQQQQQATAQQALPPPQAGAQAEPPKAAQTPASKKKSTKKEKK; translated from the exons GTGgattcatttctttcttttatggAGAACAACAGACGGACAGACTCGGTACAGCATCCCAGAGGAACTAAAGCAGGGCTCTGTGGTTGGAAATCTAGCCAAAGATCTCGGTTTGGGACTGACAGAGATTTTTGACCGTAAGCTGCGTGTCGCCTCTGAGGCTGGTAAGCAGTATTTCAGCGTGGATGCGGGGAAGGGCGAGCTGGTGGTGAATGACAGGATAGACAGAGAGGCTTTGTGCGCACAAAGCGCGAGCTGCGTGCTGCCTCTGCAGGTAGTGGTTGAAGAGCCGCTACAGTTACACCGAATAGAAGTAGAAATACGGGACATTAATGACAATTCTCCAAGCTTCCTTTCAAACGAGCTGTCTTTGAATATAGCTGAGTCTGCAGCTGTAGGTACGCGCTTTCCTTTAGAGAGTGCCAATGACCCGGATGTTGGAAGTAATTCACTTAAATCATATACACTCAGTAAAAACGAGTGTTTTTCccttaaaattaaaatgcaagGGGGTAAAACAGTCCCTGAAATGGTTTTAGAAAAGCCTTTAGACCGAGAGAATAAATCAGTTCACAAAATATTATTAACAGCTATAGATGGAGGAAATCCAGCAAGGTCAGGAGCCACGCAAGTAATTGTTAATGTTCTTgacaataatgataattttcctgtttttgaaaaaaatgtttatggagtGTCTCTTGGTGAAAAATCACCAAAAGGAGCTGTTGTCATTAAGCCAAAAGCGACAGATGCAGATGAAGGTTTAAATGGTGAAATAGAATTTTCTTTTGGCTCCAGGACTCCAGAATCAGTGTCATCTATTTTTGACATTAATTCACAAACGGGGGAAATCACCTTAAAAGGAGATTTGGACTATGAAACTACAAAGTCATTTGATATTGATATAATGGCAAAAGACAAAGGCAATCCTCAGATGGAGGGTCACTGTCGTGTTCAAGTCGATGTGACTGATTTCAATGATAACATTCCTGAAATTGTGTTCACATCCCAACCAAAGCCGGTACGTGAGGACGCACCGAGCGGTACTGTGGTTGCCTTGATCAGTACCAGAGACCTAGACTCTGGAGATAATGGTAAAGTTTCAGTGCATCTTACAAAAGGCTCTCCTTTTAACCTGAAACcatcattttctaataattatgCACTAGTGACCAGTGGTGCTTTAGACAGAGAGAGCCGCTCTGAGTTTAACATAGAGATAACAGCTTCAGATTCAGGTTTACCTCCTTTAATCAGTAAGAAAACTGTACCTGTCACAATCACTGACGTTAATGACAACCCTCCTGTTTTCACACAGCCCTCCTATAATGTGTATTTAAAGGAGAACGGGGTACCAGGCTCTATACTGTACTCAGTATCAGCTGGTGATGAGGATTTTGGTGAAAACGCTAAGATCTCTTACTCCATCCTGGACTCTAAAGTGCAGGACGTCTCCGTCTCCTCGTACGTGTACATTAACTCAGATAACGGCAGCATCTACAGCATGCACTCGTTTGACTACGAGAAGCTGAAGGTGTTTCAGATTCAGGTCCAGGCAAAGGACCAGGGCTCTCCGTCTCTCAGCAGCAACGCCACCGTCCATGTTTTTATCCTGGACCAGAACGACAACGCCCCCGCTGTGATCTACCCCTCCTCCGCTGTCCTGGGCTCCCTCTCCCATCAGAGGATGCCCCGCTCTGCTAAAGCGGGTCACCTGGTTACCAAGGTGACGGCTGTGGACGCTGACTCGGGCCATAACGCCTGGATGTCGTACCGAGTGGCGGAGGCCACAGACGCCTCTCTGTTCACTGTCAGTCAGTACACAGGGGAGGTGAGGACTAAACGCTCTGTGTCAGAGCAGGACGACTCCTCTCAGAGGCTGCTCATAGAGATCAAGGACgatggagaacccgtccagtcCTCCACCGTCACCGTGTCCATCCTCATGGAGGACGGTCCCCACGAACCCATCTCAGAGCTCCGACAGAAAGCAGCCGAGCCCAGCAACAAGACGGGCAGAATCACCCTTTATCTGATCCTGTCTCTGGCCTCAGTGTCCGTGCTGTCTCTGGTGACTTTTCTCATCTTAGCGGTGAAATGCATGAAGAGCAGCAGGAGCAGTGGGAGCTGCTGCATGAGGAGGAGTGACTGTGAGGATTACAAGAACCCCAACAGGAACCTACAGATCCAGCTGAACACTGACGGACCTATAAAGTACGTGGAGGTCCTGGGAGGGGACATGATGTCTCAGAGTCAGTCCTTCAGGTCCTGCATGTCTCCAATGTCAGAGTACAGTGATTTCACCCTCATTAAACCCAGCAGCACCACAGACTTTAAGGAGGTCATCAGTGTTCTGGATGCGTCTTTACCTGACAGCACCTGGACCTTTGAGAGCCAGCAG CAAAAGCCTCCTAACCCTGACTGGCGCTTCACACAGGGACAAAGACCTGGGCCGAGCGG tccCCACATGCCATACGGTACACATATACGATGGACGCCGAAGAGTGGGACAAG GGCAACTGGAGGACCTGAGGTTGCCATGGGCACCGGCCCCTGGCCCCAGCCCCCTACTGAGGCTGAGCAGCTCCAGGCTCTCATGGCTGCTGCCAACG AAGTGAGCGAGGCTACGGCCACCCTTGGGCCCGGCACGATGGGTCTGAGCACCCGCTACAGCCCCCAGTTCACCCTGCAGCACGTCCCCGACTATCGCCAGAACGTCTACATCCCTGGAAGCACGGCCACGCTCACCTCCAacccgcagcagcagcagcagcagcagcaggccacggcccagcaggcgCTGCCCCCACCTCAGGCCGGCGCCCAGGCCGAACCCCCCAAGGCTGCCCAGACCCCCGCTTCCAAGAAGAAGTCCacaaagaaggagaagaagtag
- the LOC114471230 gene encoding protocadherin gamma-C5-like isoform X4 — protein sequence MRCSGPRMTKTKGCRGWRWLALWWIHFFLLWRTTDGQTRYSIPEELKQGSVVGNLAKDLGLGLTEIFDRKLRVASEAGKQYFSVDAGKGELVVNDRIDREALCAQSASCVLPLQVVVEEPLQLHRIEVEIRDINDNSPSFLSNELSLNIAESAAVGTRFPLESANDPDVGSNSLKSYTLSKNECFSLKIKMQGGKTVPEMVLEKPLDRENKSVHKILLTAIDGGNPARSGATQVIVNVLDNNDNFPVFEKNVYGVSLGEKSPKGAVVIKPKATDADEGLNGEIEFSFGSRTPESVSSIFDINSQTGEITLKGDLDYETTKSFDIDIMAKDKGNPQMEGHCRVQVDVTDFNDNIPEIVFTSQPKPVREDAPSGTVVALISTRDLDSGDNGKVSVHLTKGSPFNLKPSFSNNYALVTSGALDRESRSEFNIEITASDSGLPPLISKKTVPVTITDVNDNPPVFTQPSYNVYLKENGVPGSILYSVSAGDEDFGENAKISYSILDSKVQDVSVSSYVYINSDNGSIYSMHSFDYEKLKVFQIQVQAKDQGSPSLSSNATVHVFILDQNDNAPAVIYPSSAVLGSLSHQRMPRSAKAGHLVTKVTAVDADSGHNAWMSYRVAEATDASLFTVSQYTGEVRTKRSVSEQDDSSQRLLIEIKDDGEPVQSSTVTVSILMEDGPHEPISELRQKAAEPSNKTGRITLYLILSLASVSVLSLVTFLILAVKCMKSSRSSGSCCMRRSDCEDYKNPNRNLQIQLNTDGPIKYVEVLGGDMMSQSQSFRSCMSPMSEYSDFTLIKPSSTTDFKEVISVLDASLPDSTWTFESQQQKPPNPDWRFTQGQRPGPSGPHMPYGTHIRWTPKSGTRATGGPEVAMGTGPWPQPPTEAEQLQALMAAANEVSEATATLGPGTMGLSTRYSPQFTLQHVPDYRQNVYIPGSTATLTSNPQQQQQQQQATAQQALPPPQAGAQAEPPKAAQTPASKKKSTKKEKK from the exons ATGCGTTGTAGCGGACCGAGGATGACAAAGACAAAGGGATGCAGAGGATGGAGATGGCTGGCTCTTTG GTGgattcatttctttcttttatggAGAACAACAGACGGACAGACTCGGTACAGCATCCCAGAGGAACTAAAGCAGGGCTCTGTGGTTGGAAATCTAGCCAAAGATCTCGGTTTGGGACTGACAGAGATTTTTGACCGTAAGCTGCGTGTCGCCTCTGAGGCTGGTAAGCAGTATTTCAGCGTGGATGCGGGGAAGGGCGAGCTGGTGGTGAATGACAGGATAGACAGAGAGGCTTTGTGCGCACAAAGCGCGAGCTGCGTGCTGCCTCTGCAGGTAGTGGTTGAAGAGCCGCTACAGTTACACCGAATAGAAGTAGAAATACGGGACATTAATGACAATTCTCCAAGCTTCCTTTCAAACGAGCTGTCTTTGAATATAGCTGAGTCTGCAGCTGTAGGTACGCGCTTTCCTTTAGAGAGTGCCAATGACCCGGATGTTGGAAGTAATTCACTTAAATCATATACACTCAGTAAAAACGAGTGTTTTTCccttaaaattaaaatgcaagGGGGTAAAACAGTCCCTGAAATGGTTTTAGAAAAGCCTTTAGACCGAGAGAATAAATCAGTTCACAAAATATTATTAACAGCTATAGATGGAGGAAATCCAGCAAGGTCAGGAGCCACGCAAGTAATTGTTAATGTTCTTgacaataatgataattttcctgtttttgaaaaaaatgtttatggagtGTCTCTTGGTGAAAAATCACCAAAAGGAGCTGTTGTCATTAAGCCAAAAGCGACAGATGCAGATGAAGGTTTAAATGGTGAAATAGAATTTTCTTTTGGCTCCAGGACTCCAGAATCAGTGTCATCTATTTTTGACATTAATTCACAAACGGGGGAAATCACCTTAAAAGGAGATTTGGACTATGAAACTACAAAGTCATTTGATATTGATATAATGGCAAAAGACAAAGGCAATCCTCAGATGGAGGGTCACTGTCGTGTTCAAGTCGATGTGACTGATTTCAATGATAACATTCCTGAAATTGTGTTCACATCCCAACCAAAGCCGGTACGTGAGGACGCACCGAGCGGTACTGTGGTTGCCTTGATCAGTACCAGAGACCTAGACTCTGGAGATAATGGTAAAGTTTCAGTGCATCTTACAAAAGGCTCTCCTTTTAACCTGAAACcatcattttctaataattatgCACTAGTGACCAGTGGTGCTTTAGACAGAGAGAGCCGCTCTGAGTTTAACATAGAGATAACAGCTTCAGATTCAGGTTTACCTCCTTTAATCAGTAAGAAAACTGTACCTGTCACAATCACTGACGTTAATGACAACCCTCCTGTTTTCACACAGCCCTCCTATAATGTGTATTTAAAGGAGAACGGGGTACCAGGCTCTATACTGTACTCAGTATCAGCTGGTGATGAGGATTTTGGTGAAAACGCTAAGATCTCTTACTCCATCCTGGACTCTAAAGTGCAGGACGTCTCCGTCTCCTCGTACGTGTACATTAACTCAGATAACGGCAGCATCTACAGCATGCACTCGTTTGACTACGAGAAGCTGAAGGTGTTTCAGATTCAGGTCCAGGCAAAGGACCAGGGCTCTCCGTCTCTCAGCAGCAACGCCACCGTCCATGTTTTTATCCTGGACCAGAACGACAACGCCCCCGCTGTGATCTACCCCTCCTCCGCTGTCCTGGGCTCCCTCTCCCATCAGAGGATGCCCCGCTCTGCTAAAGCGGGTCACCTGGTTACCAAGGTGACGGCTGTGGACGCTGACTCGGGCCATAACGCCTGGATGTCGTACCGAGTGGCGGAGGCCACAGACGCCTCTCTGTTCACTGTCAGTCAGTACACAGGGGAGGTGAGGACTAAACGCTCTGTGTCAGAGCAGGACGACTCCTCTCAGAGGCTGCTCATAGAGATCAAGGACgatggagaacccgtccagtcCTCCACCGTCACCGTGTCCATCCTCATGGAGGACGGTCCCCACGAACCCATCTCAGAGCTCCGACAGAAAGCAGCCGAGCCCAGCAACAAGACGGGCAGAATCACCCTTTATCTGATCCTGTCTCTGGCCTCAGTGTCCGTGCTGTCTCTGGTGACTTTTCTCATCTTAGCGGTGAAATGCATGAAGAGCAGCAGGAGCAGTGGGAGCTGCTGCATGAGGAGGAGTGACTGTGAGGATTACAAGAACCCCAACAGGAACCTACAGATCCAGCTGAACACTGACGGACCTATAAAGTACGTGGAGGTCCTGGGAGGGGACATGATGTCTCAGAGTCAGTCCTTCAGGTCCTGCATGTCTCCAATGTCAGAGTACAGTGATTTCACCCTCATTAAACCCAGCAGCACCACAGACTTTAAGGAGGTCATCAGTGTTCTGGATGCGTCTTTACCTGACAGCACCTGGACCTTTGAGAGCCAGCAG CAAAAGCCTCCTAACCCTGACTGGCGCTTCACACAGGGACAAAGACCTGGGCCGAGCGG tccCCACATGCCATACGGTACACATATACGATGGACGCCGAAGAGTGGGACAAG GGCAACTGGAGGACCTGAGGTTGCCATGGGCACCGGCCCCTGGCCCCAGCCCCCTACTGAGGCTGAGCAGCTCCAGGCTCTCATGGCTGCTGCCAACG AAGTGAGCGAGGCTACGGCCACCCTTGGGCCCGGCACGATGGGTCTGAGCACCCGCTACAGCCCCCAGTTCACCCTGCAGCACGTCCCCGACTATCGCCAGAACGTCTACATCCCTGGAAGCACGGCCACGCTCACCTCCAacccgcagcagcagcagcagcagcagcaggccacggcccagcaggcgCTGCCCCCACCTCAGGCCGGCGCCCAGGCCGAACCCCCCAAGGCTGCCCAGACCCCCGCTTCCAAGAAGAAGTCCacaaagaaggagaagaagtag
- the LOC114471230 gene encoding protocadherin gamma-C5-like isoform X6 yields the protein MTKTKGCRGWRWLALWWIHFFLLWRTTDGQTRYSIPEELKQGSVVGNLAKDLGLGLTEIFDRKLRVASEAGKQYFSVDAGKGELVVNDRIDREALCAQSASCVLPLQVVVEEPLQLHRIEVEIRDINDNSPSFLSNELSLNIAESAAVGTRFPLESANDPDVGSNSLKSYTLSKNECFSLKIKMQGGKTVPEMVLEKPLDRENKSVHKILLTAIDGGNPARSGATQVIVNVLDNNDNFPVFEKNVYGVSLGEKSPKGAVVIKPKATDADEGLNGEIEFSFGSRTPESVSSIFDINSQTGEITLKGDLDYETTKSFDIDIMAKDKGNPQMEGHCRVQVDVTDFNDNIPEIVFTSQPKPVREDAPSGTVVALISTRDLDSGDNGKVSVHLTKGSPFNLKPSFSNNYALVTSGALDRESRSEFNIEITASDSGLPPLISKKTVPVTITDVNDNPPVFTQPSYNVYLKENGVPGSILYSVSAGDEDFGENAKISYSILDSKVQDVSVSSYVYINSDNGSIYSMHSFDYEKLKVFQIQVQAKDQGSPSLSSNATVHVFILDQNDNAPAVIYPSSAVLGSLSHQRMPRSAKAGHLVTKVTAVDADSGHNAWMSYRVAEATDASLFTVSQYTGEVRTKRSVSEQDDSSQRLLIEIKDDGEPVQSSTVTVSILMEDGPHEPISELRQKAAEPSNKTGRITLYLILSLASVSVLSLVTFLILAVKCMKSSRSSGSCCMRRSDCEDYKNPNRNLQIQLNTDGPIKYVEVLGGDMMSQSQSFRSCMSPMSEYSDFTLIKPSSTTDFKEVISVLDASLPDSTWTFESQQQKPPNPDWRFTQGQRPGPSGPHMPYGTHIRWTPKSGTRATGGPEVAMGTGPWPQPPTEAEQLQALMAAANEVSEATATLGPGTMGLSTRYSPQFTLQHVPDYRQNVYIPGSTATLTSNPQQQQQQQQATAQQALPPPQAGAQAEPPKAAQTPASKKKSTKKEKK from the exons GTGgattcatttctttcttttatggAGAACAACAGACGGACAGACTCGGTACAGCATCCCAGAGGAACTAAAGCAGGGCTCTGTGGTTGGAAATCTAGCCAAAGATCTCGGTTTGGGACTGACAGAGATTTTTGACCGTAAGCTGCGTGTCGCCTCTGAGGCTGGTAAGCAGTATTTCAGCGTGGATGCGGGGAAGGGCGAGCTGGTGGTGAATGACAGGATAGACAGAGAGGCTTTGTGCGCACAAAGCGCGAGCTGCGTGCTGCCTCTGCAGGTAGTGGTTGAAGAGCCGCTACAGTTACACCGAATAGAAGTAGAAATACGGGACATTAATGACAATTCTCCAAGCTTCCTTTCAAACGAGCTGTCTTTGAATATAGCTGAGTCTGCAGCTGTAGGTACGCGCTTTCCTTTAGAGAGTGCCAATGACCCGGATGTTGGAAGTAATTCACTTAAATCATATACACTCAGTAAAAACGAGTGTTTTTCccttaaaattaaaatgcaagGGGGTAAAACAGTCCCTGAAATGGTTTTAGAAAAGCCTTTAGACCGAGAGAATAAATCAGTTCACAAAATATTATTAACAGCTATAGATGGAGGAAATCCAGCAAGGTCAGGAGCCACGCAAGTAATTGTTAATGTTCTTgacaataatgataattttcctgtttttgaaaaaaatgtttatggagtGTCTCTTGGTGAAAAATCACCAAAAGGAGCTGTTGTCATTAAGCCAAAAGCGACAGATGCAGATGAAGGTTTAAATGGTGAAATAGAATTTTCTTTTGGCTCCAGGACTCCAGAATCAGTGTCATCTATTTTTGACATTAATTCACAAACGGGGGAAATCACCTTAAAAGGAGATTTGGACTATGAAACTACAAAGTCATTTGATATTGATATAATGGCAAAAGACAAAGGCAATCCTCAGATGGAGGGTCACTGTCGTGTTCAAGTCGATGTGACTGATTTCAATGATAACATTCCTGAAATTGTGTTCACATCCCAACCAAAGCCGGTACGTGAGGACGCACCGAGCGGTACTGTGGTTGCCTTGATCAGTACCAGAGACCTAGACTCTGGAGATAATGGTAAAGTTTCAGTGCATCTTACAAAAGGCTCTCCTTTTAACCTGAAACcatcattttctaataattatgCACTAGTGACCAGTGGTGCTTTAGACAGAGAGAGCCGCTCTGAGTTTAACATAGAGATAACAGCTTCAGATTCAGGTTTACCTCCTTTAATCAGTAAGAAAACTGTACCTGTCACAATCACTGACGTTAATGACAACCCTCCTGTTTTCACACAGCCCTCCTATAATGTGTATTTAAAGGAGAACGGGGTACCAGGCTCTATACTGTACTCAGTATCAGCTGGTGATGAGGATTTTGGTGAAAACGCTAAGATCTCTTACTCCATCCTGGACTCTAAAGTGCAGGACGTCTCCGTCTCCTCGTACGTGTACATTAACTCAGATAACGGCAGCATCTACAGCATGCACTCGTTTGACTACGAGAAGCTGAAGGTGTTTCAGATTCAGGTCCAGGCAAAGGACCAGGGCTCTCCGTCTCTCAGCAGCAACGCCACCGTCCATGTTTTTATCCTGGACCAGAACGACAACGCCCCCGCTGTGATCTACCCCTCCTCCGCTGTCCTGGGCTCCCTCTCCCATCAGAGGATGCCCCGCTCTGCTAAAGCGGGTCACCTGGTTACCAAGGTGACGGCTGTGGACGCTGACTCGGGCCATAACGCCTGGATGTCGTACCGAGTGGCGGAGGCCACAGACGCCTCTCTGTTCACTGTCAGTCAGTACACAGGGGAGGTGAGGACTAAACGCTCTGTGTCAGAGCAGGACGACTCCTCTCAGAGGCTGCTCATAGAGATCAAGGACgatggagaacccgtccagtcCTCCACCGTCACCGTGTCCATCCTCATGGAGGACGGTCCCCACGAACCCATCTCAGAGCTCCGACAGAAAGCAGCCGAGCCCAGCAACAAGACGGGCAGAATCACCCTTTATCTGATCCTGTCTCTGGCCTCAGTGTCCGTGCTGTCTCTGGTGACTTTTCTCATCTTAGCGGTGAAATGCATGAAGAGCAGCAGGAGCAGTGGGAGCTGCTGCATGAGGAGGAGTGACTGTGAGGATTACAAGAACCCCAACAGGAACCTACAGATCCAGCTGAACACTGACGGACCTATAAAGTACGTGGAGGTCCTGGGAGGGGACATGATGTCTCAGAGTCAGTCCTTCAGGTCCTGCATGTCTCCAATGTCAGAGTACAGTGATTTCACCCTCATTAAACCCAGCAGCACCACAGACTTTAAGGAGGTCATCAGTGTTCTGGATGCGTCTTTACCTGACAGCACCTGGACCTTTGAGAGCCAGCAG CAAAAGCCTCCTAACCCTGACTGGCGCTTCACACAGGGACAAAGACCTGGGCCGAGCGG tccCCACATGCCATACGGTACACATATACGATGGACGCCGAAGAGTGGGACAAG GGCAACTGGAGGACCTGAGGTTGCCATGGGCACCGGCCCCTGGCCCCAGCCCCCTACTGAGGCTGAGCAGCTCCAGGCTCTCATGGCTGCTGCCAACG AAGTGAGCGAGGCTACGGCCACCCTTGGGCCCGGCACGATGGGTCTGAGCACCCGCTACAGCCCCCAGTTCACCCTGCAGCACGTCCCCGACTATCGCCAGAACGTCTACATCCCTGGAAGCACGGCCACGCTCACCTCCAacccgcagcagcagcagcagcagcagcaggccacggcccagcaggcgCTGCCCCCACCTCAGGCCGGCGCCCAGGCCGAACCCCCCAAGGCTGCCCAGACCCCCGCTTCCAAGAAGAAGTCCacaaagaaggagaagaagtag